A stretch of Leptospira bouyouniensis DNA encodes these proteins:
- the trxA gene encoding thioredoxin produces the protein MRFKRRFRNMALTEINDANFKQETANGVVLVDCWAEWCGPCRMVAPVLDELSQEMADIKITKLNVDFNQKTAQELGIQSIPTLLLYKDGVLVDKAIGALPKPQIKKFIENHK, from the coding sequence ATACGTTTCAAAAGGAGATTTCGAAATATGGCACTTACAGAAATCAATGACGCCAATTTCAAACAAGAAACTGCAAATGGCGTGGTTTTAGTGGATTGTTGGGCAGAATGGTGTGGACCTTGTAGAATGGTTGCTCCTGTACTTGATGAACTTTCACAAGAAATGGCGGATATCAAAATTACAAAACTAAACGTTGATTTCAACCAGAAGACAGCGCAGGAGCTCGGTATCCAATCCATCCCTACTCTGCTTCTCTATAAAGATGGAGTTTTAGTAGACAAAGCAATTGGTGCTTTACCAAAACCGCAAATTAAAAAATTTATAGAAAATCACAAGTAG